A window of Chloroflexota bacterium contains these coding sequences:
- a CDS encoding PLP-dependent transferase, producing MHGFSTRAIRAATRAPHVEQQPNSVPIYQSATFSAADADELGEVASGRRPGYAYARIANPTDAALEAAIAEIHQAEDAEVFASGMAAIHAAIVSLVSAGDRIVCTRAVYGSTRSLLQNVVGRFGVTIDFVDATDLAAVETTLRAAPTRILYVETIANPTIVVTDIEALARLAHRHGAALVVDNTFASAYLCRPLALGADLVAESATKFMSGHSDVLGGVVVGDRARIRQVRALQVDTGATLAPFAAFLILRGLATLAVRMDRHTASATTLAAWLEGRPGVERVYHPSLASHPQADVCRRQLSAAGGMLAFELAGGRVAGRAFIDALTIPERTASLGSVHTIVAHPPSTTHRQLSDVELAETGIAPGLLRCSVGLEDVPDLCDDFAVALEAAAAAARTAGFVAGEGPAGTGDPAVGPVAALRP from the coding sequence ATGCACGGCTTCTCCACCCGCGCGATCCGCGCGGCGACCCGCGCCCCCCACGTCGAGCAGCAGCCCAACTCCGTCCCGATCTACCAGTCCGCCACGTTCAGCGCCGCGGACGCGGACGAGCTCGGCGAGGTCGCCTCCGGCCGCCGGCCGGGTTATGCGTACGCCCGGATCGCGAACCCCACGGACGCTGCCCTCGAGGCGGCGATCGCGGAGATCCACCAGGCCGAGGACGCGGAGGTCTTCGCGAGCGGGATGGCTGCCATCCACGCTGCGATCGTCTCGCTCGTCTCGGCCGGCGACCGGATCGTCTGCACCCGGGCGGTCTATGGCTCCACCCGCTCGTTGCTGCAGAACGTCGTCGGGCGATTCGGGGTGACGATCGACTTCGTCGACGCGACGGACCTCGCGGCGGTCGAGACGACGCTGCGGGCGGCGCCGACACGCATCCTCTACGTGGAGACGATCGCCAACCCGACGATCGTCGTCACGGACATCGAGGCGCTCGCCCGTCTCGCCCATCGCCACGGCGCCGCGCTCGTCGTCGACAACACGTTCGCCTCCGCGTACCTCTGCCGGCCGCTCGCCCTCGGCGCAGACCTCGTCGCCGAGTCGGCCACGAAGTTCATGAGCGGCCACTCGGATGTGCTCGGGGGTGTCGTCGTCGGCGACCGGGCCCGAATCCGGCAGGTCCGCGCGCTGCAGGTGGATACCGGGGCGACCCTCGCCCCGTTCGCGGCCTTCCTCATCCTCCGCGGGCTTGCGACACTGGCGGTCCGCATGGATCGCCACACCGCCTCGGCCACGACCCTCGCGGCCTGGCTCGAGGGGCGCCCGGGAGTCGAACGCGTGTATCACCCCTCCCTGGCGAGTCATCCCCAGGCGGACGTCTGCCGGCGCCAGCTCAGCGCCGCCGGCGGGATGCTCGCCTTCGAGCTCGCCGGCGGTCGGGTGGCCGGCCGGGCGTTCATCGACGCGCTGACCATCCCGGAGCGGACCGCGTCGCTCGGGAGCGTCCACACGATCGTGGCCCACCCACCCTCCACGACCCACCGTCAGCTCTCGGACGTCGAGCTCGCCGAGACGGGCATCGCGCCCGGCCTGCTTCGCTGTTCCGTGGGGCTGGAGGACGTCCCGGACCTGTGTGACGATTTCGCGGTCGCGCTCGAGGCTGCGGCAGCCGCGGCCCGGACCGCCGGCTTCGTCGCTGGCGAGGGACCGGCGGGGACCGGCGACCCGGCCGTCGGGCCGGTCGCGGCACTCCGACCCTAG
- a CDS encoding cytochrome c biogenesis protein ResB, translating to MAVVGFVIRQLPGFALQAGPGSTDYITEMAKLHARYDPIFSPAGVGILERAQVFQVFNSAWFSGALALLLVSIVICTMNRMPRLWRQSVDVRVIQPDGFFDPFLPDRARMTAVTPTAVESVLRRHHFRVRAATAADGVRYLYGDRHQYTKLATLFTHMGLILFLVAAAVTSRFGVEEGLVLAGGDSVTVQPIGTPDLLVLKNYGFAAPGLETGQARDFTSDLAVFRDGQLLARKVVRVNDPLTVAGFTFHENGYVPAPVLTIHGSDGSLLWDGPISLTQTLGGSPYATMGVPGRDLGIRLLLRTGSGGIAALLVLPYRATGTAADGTVTTNDLFPMALAIGDTATSPDAGITATLKRIEGATVIIAKKDPGAPIVWFAFILLILGLLITFYLPRRRVWTRIAPDGDLQIVGRSDRYVDFEREFGRLLDDLVRVRSA from the coding sequence ATGGCGGTGGTCGGCTTCGTCATCCGCCAGCTCCCCGGGTTCGCCCTCCAGGCCGGACCGGGAAGCACGGACTACATCACCGAGATGGCGAAGCTCCACGCTCGCTATGACCCGATCTTCAGCCCCGCGGGCGTCGGCATCCTCGAGCGTGCCCAGGTGTTCCAGGTCTTCAACTCGGCCTGGTTCAGCGGGGCCCTCGCCCTCCTGCTCGTCTCGATCGTCATCTGCACCATGAACCGGATGCCGCGGCTGTGGCGCCAGTCCGTGGATGTCCGGGTCATCCAGCCGGACGGCTTCTTCGATCCATTCCTCCCGGATCGCGCCCGGATGACCGCCGTCACGCCGACCGCCGTGGAGTCCGTCCTTCGCCGACACCACTTCCGTGTCCGGGCGGCGACCGCGGCCGACGGCGTCCGCTACCTCTACGGCGATCGCCACCAGTACACGAAGCTCGCCACGCTCTTCACGCACATGGGCCTCATCCTCTTCCTCGTCGCGGCGGCCGTGACGAGCCGTTTCGGCGTCGAGGAGGGCCTCGTCCTCGCCGGCGGGGATTCCGTCACCGTCCAGCCGATCGGAACGCCCGACCTGCTCGTGCTCAAGAACTACGGGTTCGCCGCGCCCGGCCTCGAGACCGGCCAGGCGAGGGACTTCACGTCCGATCTCGCCGTCTTCCGCGACGGCCAGCTCCTCGCCCGCAAGGTCGTCCGGGTCAACGATCCGCTCACCGTCGCGGGCTTCACGTTCCACGAGAACGGGTACGTGCCGGCCCCCGTCCTCACGATCCACGGCAGCGACGGCTCGCTCCTCTGGGACGGTCCCATCTCGCTCACCCAGACCCTCGGCGGATCGCCGTACGCGACGATGGGCGTGCCGGGTCGCGACCTGGGGATCCGGCTCCTCCTCCGGACCGGCTCGGGCGGCATCGCGGCACTCCTCGTCCTCCCGTATCGGGCGACCGGCACCGCGGCGGACGGGACGGTGACAACGAACGACCTGTTCCCGATGGCCCTCGCGATCGGCGATACGGCGACGTCGCCGGACGCCGGGATCACGGCCACGCTCAAGCGGATCGAGGGGGCGACGGTCATCATCGCCAAGAAGGACCCCGGCGCGCCCATCGTCTGGTTCGCCTTCATCCTCCTCATCCTCGGGCTGCTCATCACGTTCTACCTGCCGCGTCGCCGGGTCTGGACGCGGATCGCCCCGGACGGCGATCTCCAGATCGTCGGCCGATCGGATCGGTATGTCGATTTCGAGCGGGAGTTCGGCCGGCTGCTCGACGATCTCGTCCGCGTCCGGTCCGCCTGA